One part of the Aspergillus luchuensis IFO 4308 DNA, chromosome 5, nearly complete sequence genome encodes these proteins:
- a CDS encoding uncharacterized protein (InterPro:IPR027417,IPR000330,IPR038718;~antiSMASH:Cluster_5.16;~go_function: GO:0005524 - ATP binding [Evidence IEA]) codes for MRSASSWPRDLSGIFGTLVIDEAHTLRNRNTAQWTAAHAINAKSTTLATATPLFNSFKDFGALYPSLIPSSNESTRYAGLSDKPSWAPGEPVQGQYWFRGEGAGENALKHWVLYLGWQQARYLHEPKNKISHESPIWRYAQACEELASIYKAFQNKFGNSSTG; via the exons ATGCGCTCCGCCTCATCCTGGCCTCGTGATCTTAGCGGAATTTTCGGCACCTTGGTTATTGATGAGGCACATACCTTGCGAAACCGCAACACAGCTCAGTGGACTGCAGCCCATGCAATCAACGCGAAATCCACGACTCTGGCGACCGCGACCCCCCTTTTCAACAGTTTTAAGGATTTTGGCGCGCTGTACCCGTCCCTTATCCCCTCAAGCAATGAATCTACGCG CTACGCCGGCTTATCCGACAAGCCATCTTGGGCCCC TGGAGAACCCGTCCAAGGCCAATATTGGTTTCGAGGAGAAGGGGCCGGGGAAAA TGCTTTGAAGCACTGGGTCCTGTATCTTGGATGGCAGCAGGCGCGATACCTGCACGAGCCGAA GAACAAAATCTCTCACGAATCCCCTATTTGGCGGTATGCCCAGGCGTGCGAGGAGCTCGC GTCAATTTATAAAGCCTTTCAGAACAAGTTCGGCAATTCTTCCACCGGGTAA
- a CDS encoding GNAT family N-acetyltransferase (COG:S;~EggNog:ENOG410PXI2;~InterPro:IPR000182,IPR016181;~PFAM:PF00583;~antiSMASH:Cluster_5.16;~go_function: GO:0008080 - N-acetyltransferase activity [Evidence IEA]), whose product MPFTIRYATEQDAPHLANINVVSFNHQALWSALFPNVDVPGTLPLKTARCLDKLRSPQVHVVVAVDDDSGKVIGYSRWWFPKDYDTSVVELSSEGLDALTAHDNGKAYPEGLNMEAYQAFKDLLADLQRAYLEEDDIMLEFLATLPEAQGNGVGTALLKWGIERADARNARVYLEATKDGYPLYWKHGWRDLQVAGLDFTKYGSTGSQEWVAMRRDMRKPVAG is encoded by the exons ATGCCATTCACAATCCGCTATGCCACAGAGCAAGATGCTCCCCACCTTGCCAACATCAATGTAGTCAGCTTCAACCACCAGGCACTATGGTCCGCGTTGTTCCCAAACGTCGACGTGCCCGGAACTTTGCCACTCAAAACAGCCCGTTGTCTAGACAAGCTCAGATCGCCGCAAGTGCATGTTGTGGTagccgttgatgatgattcggGCAAAGTTATTGGGTACTCTCGATGGTGGTTTCCGAAGGACTACGATACGAGCGTTGTCGAATTGTCCTCCGAGGGCTTAGATGCACTAACGGCTCATGACAATGGGAAAGCGTACCCAGAAGGTCTCAATATGGAGGCTTATCAAGCATTCAAGGACCTCTTGGCTGATTTGCAACGGGCATATTTAGAGGAGGACGATATCA TGTTAGAATTCCTCGCTACTTTGCCGGAAGCTCAAGGTAACGGTGTTGGGACGGCATTGTTGAAATGGGGTATTGAGCGTGCTGATGCGAGGAATGCTCGAGTGTATTTGGAGGCTACAAAGGACGGGTATCCGCTTTATTGGAAGCATGGGTGGCGGGATCTGCAGGTGGCAGGGTTGGATTTCACGAAGTATGGGAGCACAGGGTCGCAGGAATGGGTTGCTATGCGGAGGGATATGAGGAAGCCTGTTGCTGGATGA
- a CDS encoding uncharacterized protein (COG:S;~EggNog:ENOG410PSDX;~SECRETED:SignalP(1-21);~antiSMASH:Cluster_5.16), producing MVKTALLPLALLAALAPFAAARNCKTGLNYCGWNLLNIGKYGAQVNGALDAAHQPTDDAHIRESLFHCNGGDNGDISFITYCGGGCKDGGKDRSDYC from the exons atggtCAAGACcgcccttctccctctcgctCTCCTTGCTGCACTGGCTCCCTTTGCCGCCGCAAGGAACTGCAAGACTGGGCTTAATTATTGTGGATGGAACCTCCTTAACATTG GCAAGTACGGGGCCCAGGTCAATGGCGCCCTCGATGCTGCCCACCAGCCGACCGACGATGCCCATATTCGTgaatccctcttccactgcAACGGTGGTGACAATGGCGATATCTCTTTCATCACATACTGCGGTGGTGGCTGCAAGGATGGCGGCAAGGACCGCAGCGACTACTGCTAG
- a CDS encoding zinc-binding alcohol dehydrogenase family protein (COG:C;~EggNog:ENOG410PMCP;~InterPro:IPR013154,IPR013149,IPR036291,IPR011032, IPR020843;~PFAM:PF00107,PF08240;~go_function: GO:0016491 - oxidoreductase activity [Evidence IEA];~go_process: GO:0055114 - oxidation-reduction process [Evidence IEA]) codes for MQKALVITAPGSRDVVERPIPTVPDDCLLVKTASVALNPTDWKSADRKPPGQVIGNDYSGVVEEVGKGVKKAFRKGDRVCGWVQGCNSNNPESGAFAEYCIPKADLQIAIPDRLSFEEASTLGLGTITVGQGLYQSLKLAPPDAPLAQPELILIYGGSTATGTLAIQYAKLSGYTVLTTCSAQNFDLVKRLGADAVFDYKDANAVQAIKDYAQDNLKLVFDTVAVESSAKFCGEVISSKGGDYSALLKVEVPRDDVRSLFTIGYTAFGEDFDFGGGIIPAKPEDREFAGQFMSKAATFLAEGKVKPHPVKLGPRGLQGVLEGLQDMKDGKVSGQKLVYNVADTP; via the coding sequence atgCAGAAAGCCCTCGTGATCACTGCACCCGGCAGTCGCGACGTGGTGGAACGTCCGATCCCTACTGTGCCCGACGACTGCCTTCTTGTCAAAACAGCTAGTGTTGCTCTGAACCCTACCGACTGGAAAAGTGCCGACCGGAAACCTCCAGGACAAGTCATTGGGAATGATTACTCCGGTGTCGTCGAAGAGGTCGGCAAGGGCGTCAAGAAAGCCTTTCGCAAGGGCGACCGTGTTTGCGGTTGGGTCCAAGGTTGCAATTCCAACAATCCGGAGAGTGGCGCCTTTGCCGAATACTGCATCCCGAAAGCCGACCTTCAGATCGCCATCCCCGACCGTCTCAGCTTTGAAGAAGCTTCAACCCTCGGCTTGGGGACAATTACCGTGGGCCAGGGCCTGTATCAGAGTCTGAAGCTCGCACCACCAGACGCCCCACTAGCACAGCCTGAGCTGATTCTCATCTACGGTGGCTCCACAGCCACCGGTACCCTGGCCATTCAGTATGCCAAGTTGTCGGGATACACTGTGTTGACGACATGTTCCGCGCAGAACTTTGATCTTGTAAAGAGACTGGGTGCAGATGCAGTGTTCGACTATAAAGATGCCAATGCAGTCCAGGCCATCAAGGATTACGCACAGGACAATCTGAAGCTGGTATTCGACACTGTTGCTGTTGAGTCTAGCGCTAAGTTCTGTGGCGAAGTGATCTCTAGCAAGGGTGGAGATTATTCTGCCTTGCTGAAGGTGGAAGTTCCCCGTGATGACGTCCGCAGTCTTTTCACCATAGGATACACTGCTTTTGGTGAGGATTTTGATTTTGGTGGTGGCATCATTCCTGCCAAGCCGGAGGATCGAGAGTTTGCGGGACAATTCATGAGCAAGGCAGCTACTTTCCTTGCAGAGGGAAAGGTTAAGCCTCATCCTGTCAAGCTGGGGCCACGGGGGCTTCAGGGAGTATTGGAGGGTCTGCAGGATATGAAGGATGGCAAGGTCAGTGGACAGAAGCTGGTGTATAATGTGGCCGACACACCATGA
- a CDS encoding glycoside hydrolase family 75 protein (CAZy:GH75;~COG:G;~EggNog:ENOG410PPXK;~InterPro:IPR009939;~PFAM:PF07335;~SECRETED:SignalP(1-20);~go_function: GO:0016977 - chitosanase activity [Evidence IEA]), translated as MHLLTTLLLLSTTAPLLTTAYSIPPNLSALYNKHKSKPCTHPLATGFHDGQNPTDSTFTYCSDLSNRSIFLHSPTLGGRYDNMDIDCDGANSHGGNCGYDESIQDQTSFKDIVSSQYGIPDLDANIHPYVVFGNTDYDPQRDGMWPLSVMVVVCGDQLFYGIWGDTAGGSWTGEASIALAKLCFPGDGISGNNGHVSDDVLYIGFVGGEAVPGNRADWKAGSTWEFEESIRALGERLVATLT; from the exons atgcacctcctcaccaccctcctccttctatccaccaccgccccccTCCTAACAACCGCCTACTCTATCCCTCCGAACCTCTCCGCCCTTTACAACAAGCACAAG TCCAAACCCTGCACCCACCCCCTCGCAACAGGCTTCCACGACGGCCAAAACCCCACAGACAGCACCTTCACCTACTGCAGCGACCTCTCCAACCGATCGATATTCCTGCACAGTCCCACACTAGGCGGTCGATACGACAATATGGACATCGACTGCGACGGGGCCAACTCGCACGGGGGTAACTGCGGCTACGACGAATCAATCCAGGACCAAACGAGCTTCAAAGACATTGTTTCCTCCCAATACGGAATCCCGGATCTAGACGCTAATATACACCCTTATGTTGTCTTCGGGAATACCGATTATGATCCCCAGCGCGATGGGATGTGGCCGTTGAGTGTTATGGTTGTTGTTTGTGGGGATCAACTT TTCTATGGCATCTGGGGAGATACGGCGGGCGGGAGCTGGACTGGGGAGGCGTCGATTGCGTTGGCGAAGTTGTGTTTCCCCGGTGATGGGATTAGTGGGAATAATGGGCATGTGAGTGATGATGTCCTGTATATCGGGTTTGTTGGGGGGGAGGCGGTTCCTGGGAATAGGGCCGATTGGAAGGCGGGGAGTACGTGGGAGTTTGAGGAGAGTATTCGGGCGCTGGGGGAGAGGTTGGTTGCGACGCTTACTTAG
- a CDS encoding uncharacterized protein (COG:S;~EggNog:ENOG410PTQE;~InterPro:IPR004827;~PFAM:PF00170,PF07716;~go_function: GO:0003700 - DNA-binding transcription factor activity [Evidence IEA];~go_process: GO:0006355 - regulation of transcription, DNA-templated [Evidence IEA]) — translation MDKAHPTKTRPKRTRPTRRAKPKTQPASSIRSDLINRASPRPTSTSPSPSHPPSPRRKRLLLPSLRTGSPGSKDPASSIEEWLSLQLPACTPSARPSRLSAQSQTSPPPPYNSSHFYQDLPQYPDSFYLHPEYYNNPTFDLSSAAFPPVDPTSLFYDDSPPDTSLTAGSNSNSTINTALSSLSDSSYQDQIIGYQDPTSSQHTSCATILHPHPHSLVPVTAEPDLDPIDSLLSSPELSEELNLLASPGVNSLPEPEIDFPPMPSVSSTTSSRAAAPPKEAPNRVKKRELNTLAARRYRQRRVDRMNQLEEELEAIKRERDELKMRVSKLEGETEALRSMVRSQK, via the exons ATGGATAAAGCCCACCCAACTAAGACACGCCCCAAACGCACCCGCCCCACCCGCCGCGCTAAACCCAAAACGCAACCCGCCTCCTCAATCCGCAGCGACCTTATAAACCGGGCCTCACCCCGACCaacttcaacttctccctccccttctcatCCCCCATCGCCTCGGCGAaagcgtcttcttcttccctctcttcgcACCGGCTCTCCCGGGTCCAAGGACCCGGCCTCAAGTATAGAAGAATGGTTGTCACTGCAGTTACCAGCATGCACGCCATCCGCCAGACCTTCGCGTTTATCTGCGCAAAGCCAGacctctccgccgccgccgtatAATAGTTCCCATTTCTACCAGGATCTCCCCCAATACCCTGACTCATTCTACCTCCATCCCGAATACTATAACAATCCTACTTTCGATCTCTCGTCAGCGGCCTTTCCTCCCGTTGACCCTACTTCCTTGTTCTATGACGACTCTCCGCCGGATACTTCCCTCACTGCCGGGTCCAATTCAAATTCAACTATAAATACAGCCTTGTCCAGTCTGAGTGATAGTAGCTATCAAGATCAGATCATTGGCTATCAGGATCCGACATCTTCTCAACATACTTCTTGCGCGACGATACTTCACCCCCATCCTCATTCTCTTGTGCCTGTCACTGCTGAACCCGATCTCGACCCGATTGATTCCTTGCTGAGTTCTCCGGAGCTGAGCGAGGAGTTGAATCTGTTGGCTTCGCCTGGTGTGAATTCTCTTCCTG AACCTGAAATAGACTTCCCACCCATGCCATCCGTCAGCTCCACTACATCCTCTCGAGCAGCCGCTCCTCCCAAAGAAGCCCCGAATCGAGTCAAGAAGCGGGAGCTGAATACCCTTGCTGCGCGACGGTATCGCCAGCGCCGCGTGGATCGGATGAATCagttggaggaagagcttgAGGCGATCAAGCGCGAGCGGGACGAGTTGAAGATGCGGGTTTCTAAGTTGGAGGGTGAGACGGAGGCGTTGCGCAGTATGGTGAGGAGTCAGAAGTAA
- a CDS encoding Zn(II)2Cys6 transcription factor (COG:K;~EggNog:ENOG410PJPW;~InterPro:IPR036864,IPR007219,IPR001138;~PFAM:PF00172,PF04082;~go_function: GO:0000981 - DNA-binding transcription factor activity, RNA polymerase II-specific [Evidence IEA];~go_function: GO:0003677 - DNA binding [Evidence IEA];~go_function: GO:0008270 - zinc ion binding [Evidence IEA];~go_process: GO:0006351 - transcription, DNA-templated [Evidence IEA];~go_process: GO:0006355 - regulation of transcription, DNA-templated [Evidence IEA]), translated as MFSNIQLSTSVPFFCNSLLLMSARPNDIPRVANFVSAQPSPTDTPSAPPPAGMTPPPRERVPRACEHCRARKIKCNGQQPCNACARHPERCLYRTGSIRQRKNRRTKEAPRPPATLLPLPTTESPTTPSDWSHTSLSDGPAQYKRHHELRAGIGVQNPETGAFQFYGPSSGFCFIHRVYQRIKQGSSSEPLLARRSCSIPDAIHRFGLERFMFARPGDSDPRRTHFPSQMFLPRELGDQFIEAYFRIMHPQIPILIMSEIVDAWNQMWETPVRDHSVKNQDILFMVLAIGARVANLRGKQSESSVAAWADYFSSRVSEGPIFLQEPSIRGVHLMLLKSMYALQLMRQNDAYLYLGHATRTCLVLGLHRAQVTDGRDPNVHRLRLTFWTTFFCERIFSLYMGRPSSLSDRQIDTAYPEDLPQNLYDDTCAPMQECAFIRAMGEISKLADRISIEIYSPASIKNPTDLDKLSQVSIECDQALQAVTPTLPSYLHFFDDTVPIGEPWQEIQRVSLGFCYYVVRMLLSRPALVLTTFFTSVQEAQSATGCTELQAYIHSSTSAARNLIHLAHDVYFRRFPEIRYDGALASFLVSATLTLLYDVLNLGTDPDRARQTFTVVEKAIKCLDEIEHTGYTSGKALSLDLMRVAKQAVQASDPVVDTNQVLMDAFPWLDNWASAPVGENPDLSMYTFPPADVAVIGSLAGNEVGWTETDGNHLWLGNGFEPNAMPGCLF; from the exons ATGTTCTCTAACATTCAACTATCTACCTCTGTTCCATTCTTCTGCAACTCACTGCTATTAATGTCGGCCCGGCCCAATGACATTCCTCGCGTGGCCAACTTTGTCTCTGCCCAACCCAGCCCGACCGACACCCCGTCCGCACCTCCGCCAGCGGGAATGACACCGCCTCCCCGAGAGCGGGTCCCACGGGCCTGTGAACACTGCCGGGCCCGCAAGATCAAGTGCAATGGCCAGCAGCCGTGCAATGCCTGCGCGCGCCATCCAGAACGATGTCTCTACCGGACAGGAAGTATCCGCCAGAGAAAGAACCGTCGCACCAAGGAAGCCCCGCGACCACCAGCTACCCTactccctctcccaaccaCCGAGTCGCCGACTACTCCAAGTGACTGGTCCCACACCAGTCTAAGCGATGGCCCGGCGCAGTATAAGCGACATCATGAGCTCCGCGCTGGCATTGGCGTACAGAACCCAGAGACAGGGGCATTCCAGTTCTATG GACCCTCCTCCGGCTTCTGCTTCATTCATCGGGTCTACCAACGCATTAAGCAAGGCTCATCTAGTGAGCCGCTGCTTGCTCGTCGTAGCTGCTCCATTCCAGATGCCATCCACCGATTTGGTTTGGAGCGCTTCATGTTTGCCCGGCCAGGGGACTCGGATCCGCGGCGGACTCATTTTCCGTCTCAGATGTTCCTCCCAAGGGAGTTGGGTGACCAGTTCATTGAGGCCTATTTCCGCATCATGCACCCGCAAATACCCATATTAATCATGTCTGAGATTGTCGATGCTTGGAACCAAATGTGGGAAACTCCTGTTCGAGATCACAGCGTCAAAAATCAGGATATCTTATTTATGGTGCTGGCTATCGGCGCTCGGGTCGCCAATCTGAGGGGGAAGCAATCTGAAAGCAGTGTCGCGGCCTGGGCCGATTACTTCTCCAGTCGAGTATCTGAGGGGCCCATCTTTCTACAAGAACCGAGCATCCGGGGTGTACACTTGATGCTGTTGAAG TCAATGTACGCGTTGCAACTGATGCGACAAAATGATGCTTATCTTTACCTGGGTCATGCCACCCGCACATGTCTCGTACTAGGTCTGCACCGGGCCCAGGTCACCGATGGTCGCGATCCCAACGTGCATCGGCTGCGTTTGACCTTCTGGACGACATTCTTCTGCGAACGCATATTTTCGCTGTATATGGGTCGTCCGTCGAGCCTTTCTGACCGACAAATCGACACAGCATACCCCGAAGACCTGCCGCAGAATCTTTATGACGATACTTGCGCGCCTATGCAAGAATGTGCGTTCATTCGAGCCATGGGCGAGATTTCCAAGCTGGCAGATCGCATCTCTATTGAGATATATTCACCCGCCAGCATAAAAAACCCCACAGATCTGGACAAGCTCAGCCAAGTCAGCATTGAATGCGACCAAGCCCTCCAAGCTGTCACACCAACACTACCCAGTTACCTGCACTTCTTCGATGACACGGTCCCAATTGGTGAGCCGTGGCAGGAGATTCAACGCGTGAGCCTTGGATTCTGCTACTACGTCGTCCGGATGCTTCTCTCCCGTCCGGCACTGGTGCTCAcaaccttcttcacctcagTACAAGAAGCCCAATCTGCCACTGGCTGCACCGAGCTCCAAGCCTATATCCATTCATCGACTTCTGCTGCCCGGAATTTGATTCACCTGGCTCATGACGTCTATTTCCGTCGCTTTCCAGAGATCCGCTATGATGGGGCGTTGGCCTCGTTTCTTGTATCTGCAACGTTGACTCTTTTATATGATGTGCTTAACTTAGGAACAGATCCGGACCGAGCCAGGCAGACCTTCACGGTCGTTGAGAAAGCGATAAAGTGTCTGGATGAGATAGAACATACAGGGTATACGTCAGGCAAGGCGTTGAGCTTGGACCTGATGAGAGTGGCTAAGCAAGCTGTGCAAGCGTCCGATCCCGTGGTGGACACAAACCAGGTCTTGATGGATGCGTTCCCGTGGTTAGA TAACTGGGCATCTGCCCCGGTCGGGGAGAATCCCGATCTGTCAATGTATACGTTTCCCCCGGCGGACGTGGCGGTCATTGGCTCTTTGGCGGGGAATGAAGTCGGTTGGACCGAGACGGACGGCAACCATCTCTGGTTGGGCAATGGGTTCGAGCCGAATGCGATGCCGGGATGTCTCTTTTAA
- a CDS encoding DUF563 domain protein (COG:S;~EggNog:ENOG410PM38;~InterPro:IPR007657;~PFAM:PF04577;~go_function: GO:0016757 - transferase activity, transferring glycosyl groups [Evidence IEA]), translated as MNAIHIPLRTQRRFLRSCAVLLSFLAIILLLYTTSIIRASNESSVTLFSPHTTSCAQRISPGLPKDYTNAPEQPPLCTNLFGTPYLESLRDHATEYCTPDSPASLTCYHTQIKPGDRIDTFCIARGAVFDPSQAKYILPCTLRDLPRASGIPSLREFHLYWYGTGAGIIIHNSIRIVPPHKNTLNINTTIPPDKQNYTILTKREGGQNFWHSLMEIFSMTLSLDVLQMTPTPDTNTSTPLFAPSSIPNTDVTLVDTADAGPFIDLWSLFAHKPVRRLPQPSTTTTIDETTPLTLTNLIIPLPGASNPLWHGDWSVLPCTSSPLLRTFITRILSFYDLLPVPEADPNTITITFINRTSTRRLVDAESLLWALSTSLHPDPKIKIHIQSIDFASLPLLEQLRVIRSTDILVGVHGAGLTHAMFLTPGMSAVVEVLPEGLEHKGFRNLAGLVGVGYFSLHGDGDDDKGGSSADGGRGRRMGRRRSEVGGEEEEDWHERDVRVEGDRFVRAVMAAVESLSNSGVRSWDVDGVGGLL; from the coding sequence ATGAATGCTATTCACATACCTCTTCGTACCCAGCGCAGATTTCTCCGATCTTGTGCAGTACTCTTGTCTTTCCTTGcaataatattactactatatactacGAGCATTATACGTGCAAGCAATGAATCTTCTGttaccctcttctccccacaCACAACCTCATGCGCACAGAGAATCTCCCCTGGCCTTCCTAAAGACTACACCAATGCCCCAGAGCAACCACCTCTTTGCACAAACCTATTTGGAACTCCATATTTGGAGAGCCTGCGCGACCACGCAACAGAGTACTGCACGCCTGACTCCCCCGCTAGCCTGACATGCTACCACACCCAGATCAAGCCCGGCGACCGAATCGACACTTTTTGCATCGCCCGCGGCGCTGTCTTCGACCCATCTCAAGCCAAGTACATCTTACCCTGCACCCTCAGAGACCTTCCCCGTGCCAGCGGCATCCCCAGTCTCCGGGAATTCCACTTATACTGGTACGGCACTGGAGCCgggatcatcatccacaataGCATCCGCATCGTGCCTCCACACAAGAACACCCTCAATATCAACACTACCATCCCACCCGACAAACAGAACTACACCATCCTGACCAAGCGCGAAGGTGGCCAGAACTTCTGGCACTCCCTCATGGAAATCTTCTCCATGACTCTCTCCCTCGACGTGCTGCAAATGACTCCCACCCCAGACACAAACACCAGCACACCACTCTTCGCCCCCTCCTCTATCCCCAATACCGACGTCACCCTAGTCGACACCGCCGACGCAGGCCCCTTCATCGACCTCTGGTCTCTCTTCGCTCATAAACCTGTCCGCCGTCTTCCCCAgccgtccaccaccaccacaatcGATGAAACCACACCCCTCACACTAACaaacctcatcatccccctcccGGGAGCCAGCAACCCCCTCTGGCACGGCGACTGGTCCGTCCTCCCatgcacctcctcccccttgcTACGCACCTTCATCACCCGCATCCTATCTTTCTACGATCTCCTCCCAGTCCCCGAAGCAGATCCCAACACGATCACAATCACATTCATCAACCGCACCTCTACCCGCCGTCTAGTGGATGCTGAATCCCTTCTCTGGGCCCTTTCGACATCCCTACACCCTGACCCCAAGATAAAAATTCACATTCAATCCATCGACTTCGCCTCCCTCCCGCTCCTCGAACAGCTCCGCGTCATCAGGTCCACGGATATACTAGTCGGCGTGCACGGGGCGGGTCTAACGCATGCGATGTTTCTAACCCCGGGCATGTCAGCTGTGGTGGAGGTTCTTCCCGAGGGGTTGGAACATAAGGGGTTTAGGAATCTGGCGGGgttggtgggggtggggtaTTTTAGTTTgcatggggatggggatgatgataagggtggtagtagtgctgatggggggagaggtaggagaatggggaggagaaggagtgaggtgggaggagaagaagaggaagattgGCATGAGAGGGATGTGCGGGTCGAGGGGGATAGGTTTGTGAGGGCTGTTATGGCAGCGGTGGAGAGTTTGAGTAATTCGGGGGTGAGGAGTTGGGATGttgatggggttggggggttATTATGA